GCGACTCCGCCCGGAACAACACATCCTGATACTTCGTGATGTCGTAGTCGGTGGTGCCCATGTCCCGGATATCGAGCGGCCTGATACTCATGCCACGGAACTCCTCGATCTCCCCGTACGAGGACAGGATCCCGGCCCCGTACGCCTTGAGCTCCGCTCCCTCCCGCATCACGCCGAACTCCAGCGTGAACCAGAAGATCTTCGACACGAACTCCAGCGCCTCCTCCGACTCCACCCGGCGCGCGGCTGCCCCGGCCAGGCGGTAGAGGGCGGCGTACCGGTCGTGTGCCAGCGCGTTGGCGTGCCCGATCACCTCGTGGATGACGTCCGGCTCGGGGGTGTAGAACGGGACAGAGTGGTGGCGGATGTACTGGGTGGAGTGGAAGTAACCATCGGCCAGGACCCCGTAGAAGTCGCGCAACGGCACCAGCCCTGCGGCCGGCAGATACCGGAACCCGGTGAGGGGCTCCAGCAGCCGGCTGACCTCCTCCAACTGCGGAATGCGCGTCTCCGGCAGCCCGAGGCGCTCAGCACCCACCAGATACTCGGCCGTGGCGAACTTGGCGTGCTTCACGGCCAGCTCCCTGGTCACCAGGGTCCAGATCTCGTGCTCCTGCTCGGTGTACTCCGCGGCCGGGATCGGCGTCCCCCGCCGATGGTTCACCGCCAGCCCAGCGATCGCGTTACGCCTGGCCCGGTAGACCGGGTCGGCGAACCCCGGATGGGACGCGGCCAGCTCCACCACGACCGAGCCGTCGTCGTGCGCCGCGATGGGCGCGAAGTACTGCGCTTCCTCGAACATGCCCCAAATGACAGCAATTCGCCCGCCACCTGGCAAGAGCGACCAATCCTCCTGCGCGATACGCTCGCTTTCGTACGGCAATGTCGGTCTTGACTGGTCGAATCGCACAGTCACCCGGAGGTGTGCATGGACGATCTGGACGCACGGTTGCTCGTGACCATGCGGGCTCATCCCCGCATCGGCCTCACGGAACTGGCCCGGCTGCTCGGCGTCGCCCGGGGCACGGTCCAGGCCCGCGTGGAGAAGCTGACGGCCCGCGGCGTGATCGAGGACTTCGGTCCGACGGTCTCA
This Nonomuraea muscovyensis DNA region includes the following protein-coding sequences:
- a CDS encoding phenylalanine 4-monooxygenase, producing the protein MFEEAQYFAPIAAHDDGSVVVELAASHPGFADPVYRARRNAIAGLAVNHRRGTPIPAAEYTEQEHEIWTLVTRELAVKHAKFATAEYLVGAERLGLPETRIPQLEEVSRLLEPLTGFRYLPAAGLVPLRDFYGVLADGYFHSTQYIRHHSVPFYTPEPDVIHEVIGHANALAHDRYAALYRLAGAAARRVESEEALEFVSKIFWFTLEFGVMREGAELKAYGAGILSSYGEIEEFRGMSIRPLDIRDMGTTDYDITKYQDVLFRAESLQHLEDVVGGFWETCDDESIAKLLADA